A genome region from Candidatus Kuenenbacteria bacterium HGW-Kuenenbacteria-1 includes the following:
- a CDS encoding ATP-dependent DNA helicase RecG, translating to MILSTPISQLNKIGKVTANKFKKLGLEKAEDLLFYFPFRYDDFTQISTINNLQANSITTIKAFIKLISNKRSSIKKMVITEALVSDQTDHIKIIWFNQPFLIKTLKIGDEFYFSGKVEYNFNGLQITNPSYEKVSLWKKEAIHTGRLVPIYPTTENLTQKQIRFLIKFIIPLTKEIRDWLPEEIKKNLSFPDLTDALQQIHFPNDKIKLEQAIERLKFDELFLIQIQTQQSKKILEKNKAIKINFKEAETKTFVQSLSFQLTDAQKKSAWQILKDLQKNKPMNRLLEGEVGSGKTIIAIITMLNIFLNGYQSVLMVPTEILAQQHFNNICQLLANFNIKIGLITRSNKQIFNFLRQLEDPIFKKNKTKKQNIIDNADIIIGTHSLIQENIKIKNLGLIIIDEQHRFGVEQRTKLITQNKTQKFIPHFLSMTATPIPRSLALVLYGDLDLSIIDELPEQRKKIITKIVDSKNRQLAYDFIKNEIKKGRQIFVLCPLINESDKLGVKSATTEYEKLRKTIFPDFKIGLIHGKLKVKEKESTMQDFLKNKINILVSTSVIEVGIDIPNASVIMIESAERFGLAQLYQFRGRVGRGEQQSYCFLFSETSGIKTKKRLQTLLTAKNSFELAEKDLEIRGPGELYSLTKSCSAQQSGYLSFLKIARLTDYSIIQNARNWAKKILDQDQELKNLPNLKDKIKKLKIENY from the coding sequence ATGATTCTTTCTACTCCTATTTCTCAATTAAATAAAATTGGCAAGGTAACAGCTAATAAATTTAAAAAACTTGGTTTAGAAAAAGCAGAAGATCTGCTTTTTTATTTCCCCTTTCGTTATGATGATTTTACACAAATTTCTACAATCAATAATCTTCAAGCAAACTCAATAACCACAATCAAAGCGTTTATTAAATTAATTTCTAATAAACGTTCATCTATAAAAAAAATGGTTATTACTGAGGCATTGGTTTCTGATCAAACTGATCATATAAAAATTATTTGGTTTAATCAACCATTTTTAATAAAGACTTTAAAAATAGGCGATGAATTTTATTTTTCTGGTAAAGTTGAATATAATTTCAATGGATTACAAATAACAAATCCTTCTTATGAAAAAGTTTCATTATGGAAAAAAGAAGCAATTCACACCGGTCGTCTAGTACCTATTTATCCAACTACAGAAAATTTAACACAAAAACAAATACGATTTTTGATTAAATTTATCATTCCATTAACCAAAGAAATTAGAGATTGGTTGCCAGAAGAAATTAAAAAAAATTTAAGTTTTCCTGATTTAACTGATGCCTTACAACAAATTCATTTTCCGAACGATAAAATAAAATTAGAACAAGCTATAGAACGTTTAAAATTTGATGAATTATTTCTTATTCAAATTCAAACACAACAATCAAAAAAGATTTTAGAAAAAAATAAAGCAATAAAAATTAATTTTAAAGAAGCAGAAACAAAAACTTTTGTTCAATCTTTATCTTTTCAATTAACTGACGCGCAAAAAAAATCAGCTTGGCAAATCTTAAAAGATTTACAAAAAAATAAGCCAATGAATAGATTATTAGAGGGTGAAGTGGGTTCTGGCAAAACAATTATCGCAATAATAACGATGCTCAATATTTTTTTAAATGGCTATCAATCTGTTTTAATGGTGCCAACGGAAATTTTGGCTCAACAGCACTTTAATAACATTTGTCAATTATTGGCTAATTTTAATATTAAAATTGGATTAATAACTAGAAGTAATAAACAAATTTTCAATTTTCTCCGTCAGCTAGAGGATCCAATTTTCAAAAAAAATAAAACAAAAAAACAAAATATAATAGATAATGCGGATATAATTATTGGTACGCATAGTTTAATTCAAGAAAATATAAAAATTAAAAATTTAGGATTAATTATTATTGACGAGCAACATCGTTTTGGTGTTGAACAAAGGACAAAATTAATAACGCAAAATAAAACACAAAAGTTTATTCCCCATTTTCTTTCAATGACTGCAACGCCAATCCCACGTTCTTTGGCTTTGGTCTTATATGGAGATTTAGATTTATCAATTATTGATGAATTACCTGAACAAAGAAAAAAAATTATTACTAAAATTGTAGATTCAAAAAATAGACAATTGGCTTATGATTTTATTAAAAATGAAATTAAAAAAGGAAGGCAAATTTTTGTTCTTTGCCCTCTTATTAATGAATCAGATAAATTAGGAGTTAAATCGGCGACAACTGAATATGAAAAATTAAGAAAAACTATTTTCCCTGATTTTAAAATTGGATTAATACATGGAAAATTAAAAGTAAAAGAAAAAGAAAGCACAATGCAAGATTTTTTAAAAAACAAAATTAATATTTTAGTCAGCACTTCTGTTATAGAAGTCGGCATTGATATACCCAATGCTTCAGTAATAATGATTGAAAGTGCGGAACGATTTGGCTTGGCCCAACTTTATCAATTTCGAGGTCGTGTTGGTCGGGGCGAACAGCAATCTTATTGTTTTCTTTTTTCAGAAACTTCAGGAATAAAAACAAAAAAACGATTACAAACTTTATTAACTGCTAAAAATTCTTTTGAGTTAGCTGAAAAAGATTTAGAAATTAGAGGGCCAGGTGAACTTTATTCTTTAACAAAATCTTGTTCTGCCCAACAATCAGGTTATTTATCATTTTTAAAAATCGCTCGCTTAACTGATTATTCAATAATTCAAAATGCTCGAAATTGGGCAAAAAAAATTCTTGACCAAGATCAAGAATTAAAAAATTTACCTAACTTAAAAGATAAAATAAAAAAATTGAAAATTGAAAATTATTAA